The following coding sequences lie in one Sedimentibacter sp. MB35-C1 genomic window:
- the dnaN gene encoding DNA polymerase III subunit beta, producing the protein MKIKINQNELNKSINIVQKAVTSRTPLPILSGILIEAKNNMLVLTATDLDLGIKTYSPCEVEEEGSIVIQARLIGDFVRKLPANSYVHIETMDNNNMEIKCLNTEINILGNSASEYPDNTFDNEGKSFSIKLESLKSLIKHTCFAAAQENIKPIFTGCLVEIKNNMCTFVALDGYRMAVKKEKINFEGEVSVVVPSKTLLEILRVIEENEENTEITISESHISFKMENTIIISNLLDGKFIDYQGIIKDNYVTVVKAETSDIRNSVERASLLAKDDKNNLIILEVKENSMKINSASEYGNVEENVPVEKEGENIKIGFNSKYLLDFLKIIDSEKISLNLIGVNNPCFITEEGKQDYVYMVLPVRIS; encoded by the coding sequence ATGAAAATAAAAATAAACCAAAATGAACTTAATAAAAGCATTAATATTGTACAAAAAGCCGTAACATCCCGAACACCACTTCCTATTTTGTCAGGCATATTAATTGAAGCTAAAAATAACATGCTTGTACTTACGGCAACAGATCTTGATTTAGGTATAAAAACATATTCTCCATGCGAAGTTGAAGAAGAAGGTTCTATTGTAATACAGGCAAGACTTATAGGTGATTTTGTAAGAAAACTTCCGGCTAATTCTTATGTTCATATTGAAACAATGGATAATAACAATATGGAGATTAAGTGTCTTAATACTGAAATTAATATTTTAGGTAATTCGGCATCGGAATATCCGGATAACACATTTGATAACGAAGGAAAATCATTTTCTATTAAACTTGAATCATTGAAAAGTTTAATTAAACATACGTGTTTTGCAGCTGCACAGGAAAATATAAAGCCAATTTTTACAGGGTGCTTGGTAGAGATTAAAAATAATATGTGCACATTCGTGGCTTTGGATGGCTATAGAATGGCAGTTAAAAAAGAAAAGATTAATTTTGAAGGAGAAGTTTCTGTAGTTGTTCCATCAAAGACTTTGTTGGAAATTTTGAGAGTTATTGAAGAAAATGAAGAAAATACAGAAATAACTATATCCGAAAGCCATATAAGCTTCAAAATGGAAAACACAATTATTATTTCTAATCTTCTGGATGGAAAATTTATTGATTATCAGGGAATAATAAAAGATAATTATGTAACAGTAGTAAAAGCGGAAACTTCAGACATAAGAAATAGTGTGGAGAGGGCTTCACTTCTTGCTAAAGATGATAAAAACAATTTAATTATTTTAGAAGTAAAAGAAAACAGTATGAAAATCAATTCTGCTTCCGAATACGGAAATGTAGAAGAAAATGTACCGGTTGAAAAAGAAGGAGAAAATATAAAAATAGGATTTAACTCAAAATATCTATTGGACTTTCTAAAAATTATTGACAGCGAAAAGATATCACTAAATTTAATAGGGGTTAATAATCCATGCTTTATAACTGAAGAGGGCAAACAAGATTATGTGTACATGGTGCTGCCTGTAAGAATAAGCTAA
- the gyrB gene encoding DNA topoisomerase (ATP-hydrolyzing) subunit B: MTDRNNIHYGAEQIQVLEGLEPVRKRPGMYIGSTGERGLHQLVYEVVDNSIDEALAGYCNTINVTINEDNSIVVVDNGRGIPIEKNNKTGKSTLETVLTVLHAGGKFDNDAYKVSGGLHGVGVSCVNALSSYLVAEVNWDGKKYRQEFERGIPKSEVKYISDTEENGTTITFLPDSTIFDAIEYNYTTLKHRMRELAFLNRGIKITLEDKRENVKEEFHYEGGIKEFVQFLNRKKDALHDDIIYAEGKKDKVIVELSMQYTDSYSENIFSFVNNINTIEGGTHLIGFKTAFTRVINDYARKSNLLKENDVSITGEDIREGITAVLSIKIPNPQFEGQTKTKLGNSEVRGIVDNITGEALSVYCEENPKTAKLIVEKSLRSARAREAARKARDLARRKGALDSMSLPGKLADCSEKDPTLCEICIVEGNSAGGSAKEGRDRRYQAILPLRGKILNVEKSRIDKILNSEEIKNMITAFGTGIGEDFDVTKLRYHKIIIMTDADVDGAHIRTLLLTFFYRYMKELITQGHVYAAQPPLYRVKKGKFEKYVYSDSELSDILEEIGRDNKIEIQRYKGLGEMDPEQLWETTMNPADRILLRVNEDDAMAADETFSILMGDKVAPRREFIEQNARYVKNLDI, translated from the coding sequence ATGACTGATAGAAATAATATTCATTATGGAGCAGAGCAGATACAGGTGCTTGAAGGTCTTGAACCTGTTAGGAAAAGACCTGGAATGTATATAGGCTCCACCGGTGAAAGAGGATTACACCAATTGGTTTATGAAGTTGTTGATAACAGCATTGATGAAGCGTTGGCGGGATATTGCAATACTATCAATGTAACCATTAATGAAGATAATTCAATAGTGGTTGTAGACAACGGAAGAGGAATTCCTATAGAGAAAAATAATAAGACAGGGAAATCTACATTGGAGACAGTGCTGACAGTGCTGCATGCAGGGGGAAAATTTGATAATGATGCGTACAAGGTATCAGGCGGACTTCACGGCGTAGGTGTGTCATGTGTTAATGCTCTGTCTAGTTATTTAGTTGCGGAAGTAAACTGGGACGGAAAGAAATATAGGCAGGAATTTGAAAGAGGCATTCCTAAATCAGAGGTTAAATACATATCTGATACAGAAGAAAACGGAACTACGATAACATTTTTGCCCGATTCTACTATTTTTGATGCTATAGAATACAATTATACGACATTGAAGCATCGTATGAGAGAGCTTGCATTCCTGAACAGAGGAATAAAAATAACTTTAGAAGACAAGAGGGAAAATGTAAAAGAAGAATTTCATTATGAAGGCGGAATAAAGGAATTTGTTCAATTTTTAAACAGAAAAAAGGATGCCTTACACGATGATATAATTTATGCTGAAGGTAAAAAGGATAAAGTTATAGTTGAATTATCTATGCAGTATACGGATTCATATTCTGAGAATATTTTTTCTTTTGTAAATAATATAAATACAATAGAAGGCGGTACACATCTAATAGGTTTTAAAACTGCTTTTACTCGTGTTATTAATGATTATGCAAGAAAAAGTAATTTATTAAAAGAAAATGATGTTTCCATAACAGGAGAGGATATAAGGGAAGGTATTACAGCTGTTCTTTCCATTAAGATACCTAATCCTCAGTTTGAAGGACAGACAAAAACAAAATTGGGAAACAGCGAAGTAAGAGGTATAGTTGATAACATAACAGGGGAAGCATTGAGCGTATATTGCGAAGAAAACCCAAAGACAGCAAAATTAATTGTTGAAAAATCTTTGAGATCGGCAAGAGCAAGAGAAGCGGCAAGAAAAGCAAGAGATCTTGCCAGAAGAAAGGGTGCTCTTGACAGTATGTCTCTGCCTGGTAAATTAGCAGATTGTTCTGAGAAGGATCCTACTTTGTGTGAAATATGCATAGTTGAGGGTAATTCAGCAGGAGGGTCTGCAAAAGAAGGAAGGGACAGAAGGTATCAGGCAATACTTCCTTTGAGAGGAAAAATTTTAAATGTAGAAAAATCGAGAATAGATAAAATACTGAATTCTGAAGAAATTAAAAATATGATTACAGCTTTTGGTACAGGTATCGGAGAAGATTTTGACGTAACAAAACTAAGGTATCACAAGATAATTATAATGACAGATGCCGATGTGGACGGTGCACATATAAGAACTCTTTTGCTCACATTTTTCTACAGATATATGAAGGAGCTTATTACTCAAGGGCATGTTTATGCTGCTCAACCTCCTTTATACAGGGTGAAAAAAGGTAAATTCGAAAAATATGTGTACAGCGATTCGGAGCTGAGCGATATTTTAGAAGAAATAGGAAGAGACAACAAGATTGAAATTCAGCGTTACAAAGGTCTGGGAGAAATGGATCCCGAACAGCTTTGGGAAACTACAATGAATCCGGCAGACAGAATTCTTTTAAGAGTCAATGAAGATGACGCTATGGCTGCAGATGAAACATTCAGTATACTCATGGGAGATAAAGTTGCTCCCAGAAGAGAGTTTATTGAACAAAATGCACGATATGTAAAGAATTTAGATATATAG
- a CDS encoding STAS domain-containing protein, which yields MSLEIKYELTSENNLEIIPVGEVDIYTSPELKNKIFELIEEKNSNIVINGEKLDYIDSTGLGILMGIYKKLQEKNLSIKVINLKPNIYKLFDITGLNKIFSIQR from the coding sequence ATGTCATTAGAAATTAAATATGAATTGACTTCGGAAAATAATTTAGAAATAATTCCTGTGGGAGAAGTAGATATATATACTTCTCCTGAACTCAAAAATAAAATTTTTGAGTTAATCGAAGAAAAAAACAGCAATATAGTAATTAATGGCGAAAAGCTTGATTACATTGATTCAACCGGTCTTGGAATTTTAATGGGCATTTACAAAAAGCTCCAGGAAAAGAATCTTAGCATAAAGGTGATAAATCTAAAACCTAATATATATAAATTATTCGATATAACAGGATTAAATAAGATTTTTAGTATTCAGAGGTGA
- the gyrA gene encoding DNA gyrase subunit A, translated as MSENENKSKIIETNITEEMRKSYLDYAMTVIVSRALPDVRDGLKPVHRRILYSANELGLTPDKPHKKSARIVGDVLGKYHPHGDSAVYDAMVRLAQSFSMRYPLIDGHGNFGSVDGDQAAAMRYTEARMSKIALELLRDFNKDTVDFRPNFDETLKEPVVLPSRFPNLLVNGSQGIAVGMASSIPPQNIGEVINGVMAYIDDPDIDVPGLMRYIKGPDFPTGAIIEGKENIKNAYMTGRGFVKVKSRVEIEEIKNNKSRIIVSELPYMVNKARLIEKIANLVKDKKIDGISDLRDESDRKGMRIVIEIKRDYNPNIVLNNLYKHTQLQDNFSIIMIALVNNEPKVLTLKEMVHYYVEHQREIVVRRTKYDLNKAEARAHIVEGLRIAIDNIDEVIRIIRSSYDDAEKKLMDAFNLSEIQARAIIDMRLRRLQGLEREKLDAEYKELMEMIAKYKEILSNQHLVDNIIKDELKDIKNNFYDERRTEIIADEGEITVEDLIEEENVAITLTNFGYIKRLPEDTYKAQNRGGKGITALKTREEDFVKDLFITSTHDNLLFMTNKGRMFRIKAYEVPEARRQAKGTAAINLISIDSGEQVRSIIPIREFNDDEYLIFVTKKGIIKKTKLSDFDTTRKTGLVAIKIADDDELINVSKTDGTKDIFIVTKSGKGIKFNEKDVRATGRNSMGVKAITISDEDELVTMSIINENNESTEKKYILTVTENGYAKITLSQEYRCQNRGGKGMKAHNVNNKTGPIIGSLIVEKEDDIMMLSINGSIIRMHATEISIMGRDTQGVIAMRLNGDDRVVSVAKIYSEDRSLEDEEE; from the coding sequence ATGAGCGAAAATGAAAATAAAAGTAAGATTATAGAAACAAATATTACCGAGGAAATGAGAAAATCTTATTTAGATTATGCTATGACGGTTATTGTTTCAAGAGCCCTGCCAGATGTAAGAGATGGGCTTAAACCTGTTCATAGAAGAATTCTTTATTCCGCAAATGAACTTGGATTGACACCTGATAAACCTCATAAAAAAAGTGCACGTATTGTCGGTGACGTTCTCGGTAAGTATCATCCTCACGGAGATTCAGCTGTATATGATGCAATGGTACGTTTGGCTCAGAGCTTTTCTATGCGTTATCCATTGATAGATGGTCATGGGAATTTTGGTTCTGTTGATGGAGACCAAGCTGCGGCAATGCGTTATACAGAAGCTAGAATGTCAAAAATTGCATTGGAGCTTTTAAGGGATTTTAATAAAGATACTGTTGATTTCAGGCCTAACTTTGATGAAACATTGAAAGAGCCTGTTGTTCTTCCAAGCCGTTTTCCGAATCTTCTTGTTAACGGCTCACAGGGTATAGCTGTTGGTATGGCAAGCTCTATCCCTCCTCAGAACATAGGAGAGGTAATAAATGGGGTTATGGCATACATTGATGATCCGGACATAGATGTTCCTGGGCTTATGAGATATATAAAAGGCCCTGATTTTCCTACAGGTGCAATTATAGAGGGAAAAGAAAATATCAAAAATGCCTATATGACAGGAAGAGGATTCGTAAAGGTTAAATCAAGAGTTGAAATAGAGGAAATAAAAAATAATAAAAGCAGAATAATTGTATCCGAGCTTCCTTACATGGTAAACAAAGCAAGGTTGATTGAAAAAATAGCAAATCTTGTAAAAGATAAGAAAATCGACGGCATTTCCGATTTAAGGGATGAAAGTGATAGAAAAGGTATGAGGATTGTTATTGAAATTAAGAGAGACTACAATCCTAACATAGTACTTAACAATTTATATAAGCATACTCAGCTTCAAGATAATTTCAGCATTATTATGATAGCTCTTGTAAATAATGAGCCTAAGGTGTTGACACTTAAGGAAATGGTTCATTATTACGTTGAGCATCAAAGAGAAATTGTAGTAAGAAGAACAAAGTATGATTTGAATAAAGCTGAAGCAAGAGCTCATATTGTTGAAGGTTTGAGAATAGCCATTGATAATATTGATGAAGTTATAAGAATAATAAGATCTTCTTATGACGATGCAGAGAAAAAATTGATGGATGCATTTAATTTATCAGAAATTCAGGCAAGAGCAATCATTGATATGAGGCTTAGACGTCTGCAAGGCCTGGAAAGAGAAAAATTAGATGCAGAGTACAAAGAATTAATGGAAATGATTGCTAAATATAAAGAAATTCTTTCAAACCAGCACCTGGTGGACAACATAATAAAAGATGAATTAAAAGATATTAAAAATAATTTTTATGATGAAAGAAGAACAGAAATAATTGCAGACGAAGGCGAAATAACTGTAGAAGATTTAATTGAAGAAGAAAATGTTGCAATTACTCTTACTAATTTTGGATACATCAAAAGACTTCCTGAAGACACGTACAAGGCTCAGAATAGAGGGGGCAAGGGAATAACAGCACTCAAAACAAGAGAAGAAGATTTTGTAAAGGATTTATTTATAACATCTACTCATGATAATCTTCTGTTTATGACAAACAAAGGAAGAATGTTCAGAATTAAGGCATATGAAGTTCCTGAAGCAAGACGTCAGGCCAAGGGTACAGCCGCTATAAATTTGATAAGCATAGATTCAGGTGAGCAAGTAAGATCAATAATTCCAATAAGAGAGTTCAATGACGATGAATACCTAATATTTGTAACCAAAAAAGGGATTATTAAAAAGACTAAACTCAGCGATTTTGATACAACAAGAAAAACAGGTTTAGTAGCAATAAAAATCGCCGATGATGATGAGCTTATAAATGTTTCAAAAACTGATGGCACTAAGGATATATTTATAGTTACAAAATCCGGTAAGGGAATAAAATTCAATGAAAAAGATGTAAGAGCAACAGGCAGAAACTCTATGGGTGTTAAGGCAATAACCATAAGTGATGAAGATGAGCTTGTTACAATGAGCATAATTAATGAAAACAATGAAAGCACTGAAAAGAAATATATTTTAACAGTAACGGAAAACGGGTATGCAAAAATAACCTTGTCTCAGGAATACAGATGCCAGAACAGAGGCGGAAAGGGAATGAAGGCACATAATGTAAATAATAAAACAGGCCCGATAATAGGTTCTTTGATTGTTGAAAAGGAAGATGACATAATGATGCTGAGCATCAACGGGTCAATTATAAGAATGCATGCAACGGAAATTTCAATTATGGGAAGAGATACTCAAGGAGTAATTGCCATGAGATTAAATGGCGACGATAGAGTAGTATCTGTAGCAAAAATTTATTCAGAGGACCGTAGTTTGGAAGACGAAGAAGAATAA
- a CDS encoding RNA-binding S4 domain-containing protein — protein sequence MEKVIISTEFIKLDQLLKFVNAVEGGGMAKNVILDGLVKVNGEVMLQRGKKLREGDIVDFGGERYIISKEEK from the coding sequence ATGGAAAAAGTGATCATTTCAACAGAATTTATAAAACTTGATCAGCTATTAAAATTTGTCAATGCAGTTGAGGGAGGCGGAATGGCCAAAAATGTAATTCTTGATGGACTTGTAAAAGTTAACGGCGAAGTTATGCTGCAAAGAGGCAAAAAGCTGAGAGAAGGAGATATTGTTGATTTCGGCGGAGAAAGGTATATCATTTCAAAAGAGGAAAAATGA
- the recF gene encoding DNA replication/repair protein RecF (All proteins in this family for which functions are known are DNA-binding proteins that assist the filamentation of RecA onto DNA for the initiation of recombination or recombinational repair.) has product MIVKSLKIKNYRNFEEAEIELNDSLNIFVGDNGQGKTNLMESVYLTSIGRTFRLNSENELIKFHENRSFVEVNIQKNNYEMKIQLQLEKNKRKQVLINGVKLDKTSEMIGILNNVIFTPDDMKIVKGSPSERRKFVNIDISQIKPKYKYLLNKYKKICTERNILLKNYYTKSKNKDIINIWNDYLVNIGTEIVYYRYDYISKLKKYSVDIYANISGNKEKFELNYLCNVGNLNNIDKDDFKKMFYEKINSGLQQEIQNGTTMYGPHKDDIIIKINEKECKYFGSQGQQRSAILAVKLAEIEIIKEEIGEYPVLLLDDVLSELDNKRKGFLINYIKGIQTFITTTDDHDLNVLTENYNKNKFYINEGKIGNITN; this is encoded by the coding sequence ATGATAGTAAAAAGTCTAAAGATTAAAAATTACAGGAATTTTGAGGAAGCAGAAATTGAATTAAATGATTCTCTTAATATTTTTGTTGGAGATAACGGCCAGGGTAAAACTAACCTAATGGAATCAGTTTATTTGACTTCTATAGGCAGGACGTTTAGATTGAACAGTGAAAATGAGCTTATTAAATTTCACGAAAACAGAAGCTTTGTTGAAGTTAATATACAAAAAAACAACTATGAAATGAAAATTCAGCTTCAGCTTGAGAAAAATAAAAGAAAACAGGTTTTAATCAACGGCGTTAAATTAGATAAGACATCTGAAATGATAGGAATTTTAAATAATGTTATATTTACTCCTGATGACATGAAAATCGTTAAAGGAAGTCCTAGTGAAAGACGCAAATTTGTTAATATTGATATTTCTCAAATTAAGCCGAAATATAAATATCTGCTCAATAAATACAAAAAAATCTGTACTGAAAGAAATATATTATTAAAAAACTACTATACAAAATCGAAAAATAAGGATATTATTAATATTTGGAATGATTACTTGGTTAATATTGGAACGGAAATAGTATACTACAGATATGATTACATAAGTAAGCTTAAAAAATATTCTGTGGATATTTATGCAAATATTTCAGGCAACAAAGAAAAGTTTGAATTAAATTATTTATGCAATGTTGGGAATTTAAATAATATTGATAAAGACGATTTTAAAAAAATGTTTTATGAAAAAATTAATTCTGGTTTACAGCAGGAGATTCAAAACGGAACTACAATGTACGGCCCTCACAAAGACGATATTATAATAAAAATAAATGAAAAAGAATGTAAGTATTTTGGTTCTCAAGGGCAGCAAAGGTCCGCAATTTTAGCTGTAAAACTTGCTGAAATAGAGATTATAAAAGAAGAGATAGGAGAATATCCCGTCTTGCTTCTTGATGACGTTCTTTCAGAGCTTGACAATAAAAGAAAAGGGTTTTTAATAAATTATATCAAAGGAATTCAAACGTTCATCACAACAACGGATGATCACGATTTGAATGTATTGACTGAAAATTACAATAAGAATAAATTTTATATAAACGAAGGAAAAATTGGGAACATTACAAATTAG